In Nicotiana tabacum cultivar K326 chromosome 17, ASM71507v2, whole genome shotgun sequence, one DNA window encodes the following:
- the LOC107801229 gene encoding thioredoxin domain-containing protein PLP3B-like yields the protein MDPDSVKSTLSNLAFGNVMAAAARDYQKEVLAQEKAQASSSVNQDIDLDELMDDPELEKLHADRIAALKKEAEKRQALKRQGHGEYREISEGDFLGEVTGCEKVICHFYHREFYRCKIMDKHLKSLAPRHVDTKFLKLDAENAPFFVTKLGIKTLPCVIFFRNGIASDRLVGFQDLGGKDDFSTRTLEGLLLKKGIIKENKEKEDDEDSYDERNRAVRSSINPDSDSD from the exons ATGGATCCGGATTCAGTGAAATCAACTCTCTCTAATTTAGCATTTGGAAATGTAATGGCTGCTGCTGCTCGTGATTACCAGAAG GAAGTGCTGGCTCAAGAGAAGGCGCAAGCATCTTCTTCTGTTAATCAAGACATAGATCTTGATGAACTGATGGAT GACCCCGAGCTGGAAAAGTTGCACGCAGATAGGATTGCGGCTCTCAAG AAAGAAGCTGAGAAGCGACAAGCTCTAAAAAGGCAAGGGCATGGAGAATATAGAGAGATTAGTGAAGGAGATTTTTTGGGTGAAGTTACTGGCTGTGAGAAAGTGATTTGTCACTTCTACCATCGGGAGTTCTATCGATGCAA GATCATGGATAAGCATTTGAAGTCTCTCGCACCAAGACATGTTGATACAAAGTTTCTAAAGTTGGATGCTGAG AATGCTCCTTTTTTCGTTACAAAGCTGGGAATTAAAACTCTACCATGTGTCATCTTTTTCAG GAATGGAATAGCTTCAGATAGGCTGGTTGGTTTTCAAGATTTGGGCGGAAAAGATGATTTCAGCACGAGGACTCTGGAGGGTCTTCTGTTAAAGAAAG GAATCATCAAAGAGAACAAGGAAAAAGAAGATGATGAAGACTCGTATGATGAAAGAAATAGGGCAGTGAGATCGTCAATCAATCCAGATTCTGATTCAGACTGA